The stretch of DNA ggtgtttagccccctcaagctaATGTCTCCAtgccttcagagccttgacaacagccaacagctccctgTCCCCCACAttatagtttcgctccgccgggctgagcttcgccaaagagggatctggatgggccagcacggaagccgaggtaaacagagccctcaggtcgccaaaagccctgtccgcctcagccgaccactgcaaacgtaccgggccccccttcagcagtgaggtaatgagAGCTGCTAGCTGACCAAAACCCCgaataaacctccggtagtaattggctaAGCCTTGGAACCGCTGCacttcctttaccgtggtgggagtcgacCAATTACacacggctgaaatgcggtcactctccatctccacccccaaGGTGGAAATGCGGTACCCTAGGTAGGAGACCTTCTGCTGGAAGAACAGGAATTTCTCAGCCTTGaggtacaggtcatgctccaacagtcgtccAAGCACCAAGctcaccagggacacatgctcggcgcgtgtaacggagtatatcagaatgtcatctatatacaccactacaaactgcccgtgcaggtccctgaaaaacttgtctacaaaggattggaagactgatggagcattcaacAACCTGTACAGCGTGACGAGGTACTAATGAGGTACtaatgccctgaggtggtactgaaCGCCGTCTTCTactcgtctccctcccggatacgcaccaggttgtaagcgctcctgagatctaatttggtgaagaagcgcgccccTGGCATTGACTCCATCGCTGTGGCCATGAGCggtagcgggtaactataccTCAATACACaggcgcagacctccctccttcttcttcacaaaaaataaactcgaGGAGGCGGGTGAAGTGAAGGACCGAATGTTCCCCTGACGCAGTGATTCAGAGACATTTGTTTCCATAGCCTCTGTCTCCgcctgtgagaggggatacacgtgactcctgggaagtgcagcgtctaccaggagatttatcacACAATCGCCCCATCGATGGGGTGGCAATTGAGTCACCTTCTTTttggagaaggcgagagccaaatcggcatttTCGGGGGGAGGGGAATGCGCAttgtggagacctggtctggactttccaccgtagtagcaccaacggaaaatcctaaacacctccctgagcactctcgcgaccaccctGTGAGAGCCCTCTATTGCCATGAAATGGTGGGGTCAACCAGGGAAGGCCTAGTaccacgggaaacgcaggagagtcaatgaggaagagactgattATCTCCTCGTgacccccctgcgtcaccatgcccaGGGGGATGGTAGCTTCCCTAATTAACCCGGCCCCTAATGGTCGATTATCCAGAACGTGAACTGGGAAAGGCCTAACCActggaacaatagggatccctaacCTATGGGCGATTGCTCTGTCGATAAAATTCCCAGCCGCGCCTGAATCGatgagcgccttatgctgggaatacggggaaaactcaggaaaatAAACATGCAAAAACAGGTGAACAACAGAGGGAGaagtggatcgatgatggctagaagaccggtgatgccgactgccgagcgccgcccgaacaaggagaggacccTACTTTGGCAGAAGTCGTAACAGACAcagtctggtatagaggtcctagatgacAGGGTGCAAGAAATCTCTCAAAACACTGCATCTTAAAAAATCTCAGAAATGGAGCAGTGATTACATTAAATTGTGATTAATTAATGCACCACCAACGGGCACTGAAATGTCTTAAATGGTCCAAAGATACAGGATGGTCCAAATGGAGAAAAGCACAAATGATGTCCATAAACACAAAATAACATTCTGTAAAACCACTTACTCAAAGTGCAAATACCTTGGTTTTTTTGTTGTCATCATGAGGTAAAGTATTTGATTCTTAAATGCTGCAAGTTCTCCATAGAACACTTTAGCCAACTTGAAGGGCATATAGTCTAGGCTACATAAGGCATTATGTGTTTTTATGTTTTTTTGACCTGCAAAACATTTTCAAGTGCTGTTACCAAACTATTTTAGGTCACAACGGTTGATCTAACCATGTCTCTCTTCAGACATGCTGCCACTGCACAGTTCCAATGTTATTAGCAGGTGTCATCATTAGCACATTCATAAATGACAACATGTTCTCAAATTACCTGTCTGGTAAGAGGCACATATAGCATACATACACAGTTGCGTAAGTAAATGAATAAACAAAAAGTATGGCTACAGACACCCACCGAACAccctccgtcccctctctctctatctctctctctctatcgcgtGCTGCGTACATCAGCCCCTTTGCTTCAGGTACCCAGGGAGCAGTTTTCCTTCAGGCGCACCTCCTTATCGACGCCTTCAGTCAAGTTTTCTTGCAGGGGATGACTTATCTCATTTCCATTCACCACCTGCAATTTCTTAAAAGCTTGTCCAGACTTTTTCAAGAGGGACTTCATTTTCTCTGAGAGCAATCTTTAGCAGCTCTGAACAGGCATCAAAGGTGAGTGTTAAAATTCTACTGAGCTACAAACATTTCTCAAATTACATTATACAGTAATGGTAGTCTTGAACAAAGTTGGTTGCTTTTTTGGAGTCGACAATTAAGAACCTTTATTTCGAATTAAGTAATAAGATACAATGAAGAATGCTTTTTATTTTAATTAGCTAACATCATTCACATACATtacatgaccaacagtatgtaGGCATCtacttgtcgaacatctcattccaaaatcatgggcattagtaTGGAGTTGAACCCCTCTATGCTGGTATAACAgtctccattcttctgggaaggctttccactagattttggaacattgctgcggggacttcaattcagccacaagagcattagtgaggttgggcactgatgttgggtgattaggcttggctcgcagtcggcattccaattcatcacaaggtgtttgatggggttgaggtcagagctctgtgcaggccagtcaagttcgtCCACACTAGTGGAGGCTGCTGAatggaggacggctcataataatggccagaatacagttgtgtaaagtacttaagtactttatactttaaagtattacttCAGTCGTTTTTTttagggtatctgtactttactattagTATTTTTAtattacttcactacattcctaaagacaattatcaatacattttccctgacacccaaaagtacttacattttttttgtctaattcacacacttatcaagagaacatccctggtcatccatactgcatctgatctggcagactcactaaacacatgcttcatttgtaaatgatgtctgagagttggagcttgcacctggctatccataaataatgTTAGAAAGTGTGgccatctgctttgcttaatataaggaatttgaaattatgtgTACTTGTACTTTTGctataagtatattttagcaattacatttacttttgctacttgagtatatttaaaaccaaatacttttactcaattagtattttactgggtcaatttcacttttaattgagtcattttctattaaggtatctttacttttactcaatgATGACAATTAAGTATTTTTTCCACCATTCCCAGAATGGAGTGAAtgaaatggtatcaaacacgTGTTTCATGCCATTCCATTGAATCCATTctggacattattatgagccttcctcccctcagcagcctccactgtttcacaccgatctcaacaaacaatatctgtatggaccttgctttgtttATGGGGGCaatgtcatactgaaacaggaaagttccttccccaaactgttgccacaaagttggaagcacagaatcatctagaatgtcattgtatgctgtagcgttaagatttcccttcacttgaactaaggggcctagcccggaTCAGGCAagccagccccagaccattattcctcttccaccaaactttgaGGTTAGAACCCTGCATTGGGGGAGGTAGCAATCTCAGATAAGTCCGTCGGACTGCTGGATTcaacactccagagaacgcgtttccactgttccagagtccaatggggaCTAGCTTTACATTACTCCAGCCTACgattggcattgcgcatggtgattttaggcttgtgagcggctgctcggccatggaaaccccttTCATAAAGCTCCTGGCGataagttattgtgctgacgttgctttcagaggcaaTATGGAACTCGGTAGTTCGGTAGAACTCCCattctatgagcttgtgtggcctatcactttgtggctgaggcgttgttgctcctagacattttctctttacaataacagcactttcaGTTGAACTGGGCAGCTCTAGTAGGGaataaatttgacaaactgacttgttggaaaggtggcatccatgATGGTGCCACATCGAAATttactgagctcttcattaaggccattctactgccaatgtttgtctatggagattgcttggctgtgtgctcaaatgtatacacttgtcagcaatgagtgtggctgaaatacccaaatccactaatttgaaggagtgtcaacatacttttgcatatatagtgtaCATGTTTCTGCACAGAACATAATGCAGTAGATAAATGTGACAAACATGAGAATTGTGGATACACAAGATATTCTACAGCATTCATGTTATACACACAATATATTCTACAGCATTCATGTTATACACACGGGTGAATCTACCAACGTACTATTACAGTAAGAGCCAAAGTGTGTTTTTGTGATGTTAATTCATAATTGACAGTTATACCTGGTTGAATCTGATCAGCTCTGTATTTACCCAAGCTGCACAGCTGTGATTCAGCACCATAACTGACAGCAGAAAGCAGATGGTACTGTTATGCATGACAAAAGCCCATAGACTATCAATAAACTGAGCTTGGTGAAATTGATTGTACTACCCCTTCATTGTATAATATCAGGTAATGAGTGCCTCCATGCACTACATTCATTTGTTTCAAAGTTTCATACCACCAACATAAAAATGTAATTGAATTTATGGCCTTAAGTCAAGACAATCATGCAAAACAGAAATCTCTTGTGAGGCTTTACTGAGATGTCTCAGTCATCATTTGAAAGCTTTTACATCACCTCATGTAGAATTAGGATTATTAGCAAGAAATGATTTAGCAGaaagtaatatactgtaatataaatGGTTGCTGTGTTTCTCTAGGTGTTGTATTTCTATCTGTATGGAATGAAGTCTCTCAGACATGCAAACGATGTGCCGACATTACCAGTGATCCCGTCCTCTCTACTCCCATTTACTACAAGCCCCTACTCTGAAATGGAGAAGTACTGCCTGGATTCTCTTTCCAACATCTCAGAACAGCATGGCATTGTCTGTAACATCACATTGCTAAATGTTACAGGAAATGACACTGGAACCAAGTCCATTGAGGACAGACTACTGGAAGTTCTAGGGCCGAAGCGCTCCCCCGTCTTTCTCCCTATCTCCCTGGTTTACCTGCTCATATTCCTCCTGGGTGTGTCTGGTAACCTGCTCACATGCACAGTGATATCCAAACACAAGAAGATGTGCACCCCCACCAACCTATACCTGTTCAGCCTGGCTGTGTCAGACCTCCTGGTGCTCTTCTTTGGGATGCCCCTGGAGATCTACGACCTGTGGCAGAACTACCCCTTCCCCTTCGGAGAGGGAGTCTGCTACTTCAAGATTTTCCTCTTCGAGACTGTATGCTTTGCCTCCATCCTCAATGTGACAGTGCTGAGTGTGGAGAGGTATATCGCAGTGGTCCATCCACTAAAAACACGCTATGTTGCCACCAACAAGCATGCCAAGCGTGTCATCAGTGCTGTATGGGTGCTGTCCCTGGTTTGTGCCATCCCTAACACTTCCCTGCATGGCATCAACTACTTGAATCTCCCGGAGAAGGTGGCAGAGTCAGCCATATGCAGTTTGATAGGTTCCCCGTGGATCTACAACCTGGTGATTCTGATCACCACCACATGCTTCTACATTGTTCCCGTGACGGTGATCAGCGGGCTGTACCTGGGGATTGGCATCAAGCTGGGCAGGGAGCGACACCTCTCCCGGGGGACGATGAGGAAGAACTGTAGCGCTAACATCAGCTGGAGAATCCATGTGGAGCAAGTGCGCAGGAGACAAGTCACCAAGATGCTTGGTGAGTTCTACATCCATTTCCATGTCTAACCATTGTCACAGTCACAAGCATCACTACTACGGTAAACATAACTCAGACTTTCAACTGAAAAAAAAATTGAGGGAGGGATTTATACATCTGTACCCCAGTATGACCTATGTAACCACAGTGAAACGTTACTCTGTGATAAGGTATGTGCTGCTGCCGCAGGAAGGGGGCATTGCCTAGGCAACCAATGACTTCTTTGCTTCAACAAAGTTTCATCACGTTGTAAAGAGTCCATGTTACCACGGAAACAAACTCAACCGCATGAATTCTCGGTTGTCccgtcttcagtcagctgttcgtTCCACAAAAATTGGTCAGCCAAGTGACCTCGGTCACCTTTATAATCTTTTGAATAGCAAAAGGAACAACATGACTcacattttctcctctcctccgctcctggCGGCAATGGTCCACATGGGAAGGTGACGTTTTCAACTAAAATCATGGAAGCAGGATACCAAAGCAATCTTTCCCCACTGAAAGCAGTTCAGCCAAAGCAATAAGAACACACACAATGTACTTTTTGTTGTATTATAACTGGATTTTAGCTCCCGTCCAAATATAAaaggcacccttgataaagaaaattattggcacccttgataaagaaaATTATTGGCCCCCTTATAAagaaaattattggcacccttgataaagaacAGCAAAAAAAGAGTGTATAAAatgaataatacaaatactgagctatattgagGTATATTGTATGTgtccaaagagctctattttcatgtcatctgaccatagcactgGCTCCAATCCAAGCGCCAATGCCGTTTAGCAAAATTCAGAcgtttacatttgttggatgacatgaaaatagagctctttggccacgtaCTCCAGTGGTGGGTCTGACGTCAAAAAGAGGactcatatactgtatataaaataaCCCCATACCTATTGTAAATTACGGTGGtgggatctttgatgttatggggctatttttcaTCCACTGGTCCTGGGGAACTTGTTCAGGTCAATGGCATCATGAACCTaacccagtaccaggacattttaacCAAAAACCTTGTTGCCTCTGCCAGGAAATTTGGATCTTCCATCAAGACCCCAAGCACGTATCAACATCTACAAAgaatggttaattgaccacaaaatcaacattgtGCAATGGCCAACTTAGTCTCCAAACTTGAA from Oncorhynchus keta strain PuntledgeMale-10-30-2019 chromosome 21, Oket_V2, whole genome shotgun sequence encodes:
- the LOC118399760 gene encoding neuromedin-U receptor 2-like encodes the protein MKSLRHANDVPTLPVIPSSLLPFTTSPYSEMEKYCLDSLSNISEQHGIVCNITLLNVTGNDTGTKSIEDRLLEVLGPKRSPVFLPISLVYLLIFLLGVSGNLLTCTVISKHKKMCTPTNLYLFSLAVSDLLVLFFGMPLEIYDLWQNYPFPFGEGVCYFKIFLFETVCFASILNVTVLSVERYIAVVHPLKTRYVATNKHAKRVISAVWVLSLVCAIPNTSLHGINYLNLPEKVAESAICSLIGSPWIYNLVILITTTCFYIVPVTVISGLYLGIGIKLGRERHLSRGTMRKNCSANISWRIHVEQVRRRQVTKMLAVVVLVFAICWAPFHIDRILWSCIMQWSVWTDLNQAVYQCVHLLSGILFYLSSAVNPVIYNLLSTRFRECFWDLVCTHTEDTTAGKDFTPSAKILLVPLGPVPKTQARPSDHNSLTPLLSPTGNTEITTLTSKHLCVVDSDFTATAF